A stretch of the Streptomyces venezuelae genome encodes the following:
- a CDS encoding rodlin, whose translation MIKKMMATAAVAAGVVGMGSAQAMAIGNDNGINTVNGNGAAQIYGNQATYGKMSPQMALIQGSLNKPCIALPAKANLQSLVGAVPIGVQDIPVLSSPQNQQCTENSTQAKGDEALSHILDNIPILSGNVSAGS comes from the coding sequence GTGATCAAGAAGATGATGGCCACCGCGGCGGTCGCCGCCGGCGTCGTGGGCATGGGCTCGGCCCAGGCGATGGCTATCGGCAACGACAACGGCATCAACACCGTGAACGGCAACGGCGCCGCGCAGATCTACGGCAACCAGGCCACCTACGGCAAGATGAGCCCGCAGATGGCGCTGATCCAGGGCTCGCTCAACAAGCCCTGCATCGCCCTCCCGGCGAAGGCCAACCTGCAGTCGCTGGTCGGTGCCGTTCCCATCGGCGTCCAGGACATCCCGGTCCTGTCCAGCCCGCAGAACCAGCAGTGCACCGAGAACTCCACCCAGGCCAAGGGCGACGAGGCCCTCTCGCACATCCTGGACAACATCCCGATCCTCTCCGGCAACGTCTCCGCCGGCAGCTGA
- a CDS encoding DUF6227 family protein, giving the protein MSDPYETTEAHLERLLGRALNSFDLPDRLVERLGTALAHSSSLYSTHHSPASGLWRETHRHTYLLADGTPASLWELAYRLDADRAVRHEVFAGRAELSLAVNRLFGEADPATHAEFTLLPDDLEDPDGAVDDVAVLSALFAASVSTPLQGRRGYAVDESADHARRVLRRAENADRPGADTARVLRSAYAHRITQAFGTRQCLSDGRDAGFSLYEHAFMLLDGTELSLWEVEHTATPDGRHMCEVYESEPAAREAMELRARVR; this is encoded by the coding sequence TTGAGCGATCCGTACGAGACAACCGAGGCCCACCTCGAACGACTCCTGGGCCGCGCCCTCAACTCCTTCGACCTGCCGGACCGGCTGGTCGAGCGCCTCGGTACGGCGCTCGCGCACAGCTCCTCGCTCTACAGCACGCACCACAGCCCGGCCTCGGGCCTGTGGCGGGAGACCCACCGGCACACCTACCTGCTGGCCGACGGCACCCCGGCCTCCCTGTGGGAACTGGCCTACCGGCTGGACGCGGACCGGGCCGTCCGGCATGAGGTCTTCGCCGGCCGGGCCGAGCTCTCGCTGGCCGTGAACCGGCTGTTCGGCGAGGCGGATCCGGCCACCCATGCGGAGTTCACGCTGCTGCCCGACGACCTCGAGGACCCCGACGGGGCGGTGGACGATGTGGCCGTGCTGAGCGCACTGTTCGCCGCCTCCGTCTCCACCCCGCTGCAGGGGCGTCGCGGCTATGCCGTGGACGAGTCCGCCGACCACGCCCGCCGGGTGCTGCGCCGGGCGGAGAACGCGGACCGCCCGGGCGCGGACACGGCCCGGGTGCTGCGGTCGGCGTACGCCCACCGGATCACCCAGGCGTTCGGCACCCGGCAGTGCCTGTCGGACGGCCGGGACGCCGGATTCAGCCTCTACGAGCACGCGTTCATGCTGCTGGACGGGACCGAGCTCAGCCTGTGGGAGGTCGAGCACACGGCCACCCCCGACGGCCGGCACATGTGCGAGGTGTACGAGAGCGAGCCGGCCGCCCGCGAGGCCATGGAACTCCGCGCCCGGGTCCGCTGA
- a CDS encoding rodlin has translation MLKKIMATAATAAAVVGAGAAMATPAMAIGNDNGVNTVNGNGAQQIYGNQKTHGDMSPQLSAVQGTLNKPCIALPVKVNAQSLVGLTPIGVQDINVLSNPQNQQCTENSTQAKGDEPLSHILSNIPILSGNASVGS, from the coding sequence ATGCTCAAGAAGATCATGGCCACTGCCGCAACCGCCGCCGCGGTGGTCGGTGCGGGCGCCGCGATGGCCACCCCGGCGATGGCCATCGGCAACGACAACGGCGTCAACACCGTCAACGGCAACGGTGCCCAGCAGATCTACGGCAACCAGAAGACCCACGGCGACATGAGCCCGCAGCTCAGCGCGGTCCAGGGCACCCTCAACAAGCCCTGCATCGCCCTGCCCGTCAAGGTGAACGCCCAGTCGCTGGTCGGTCTCACGCCCATCGGCGTCCAGGACATCAACGTCCTGTCGAACCCGCAGAACCAGCAGTGCACCGAGAACTCCACCCAGGCCAAGGGCGACGAGCCGCTGTCGCACATCCTCAGCAACATCCCGATCCTCTCGGGCAACGCCTCGGTCGGCAGCTGA
- a CDS encoding vitamin K epoxide reductase family protein, translated as MATNAANTVGVPRQQGPARSRPDGEPPAPSRALAWLLVLTGAAGVLASWVITLDKFHLLEDPSFKPACSLNPVISCGSVMKSEQAAAFGFPNPMLGLVAYAMVVCIGAGLLAGARYRGWFWLGLNAGTVFGTGFCAWLMVQSLYEINALCLWCCLAWVATLLMFWAVTAHTVRTGILPAPAPVRAFFADFGWAPPALHLGVIGMLVLTRWWEFWTG; from the coding sequence ATGGCAACCAATGCAGCGAACACCGTGGGCGTCCCCCGCCAACAGGGGCCGGCCCGCAGTCGCCCGGACGGCGAACCCCCCGCCCCGTCACGGGCGTTGGCCTGGCTCCTGGTGCTCACCGGAGCCGCCGGAGTACTGGCTTCCTGGGTCATCACCCTGGACAAGTTCCATCTCCTGGAGGATCCGTCCTTCAAACCGGCGTGCAGTCTGAACCCGGTCATCTCCTGCGGCAGCGTGATGAAGAGCGAGCAGGCCGCCGCGTTCGGCTTCCCCAATCCGATGCTCGGACTGGTCGCCTACGCGATGGTGGTGTGCATCGGCGCGGGCCTGCTGGCGGGTGCCCGCTACCGGGGCTGGTTCTGGCTGGGATTGAACGCCGGCACGGTCTTCGGAACGGGCTTCTGCGCCTGGCTGATGGTCCAGTCGCTGTACGAGATCAACGCGCTCTGCCTGTGGTGCTGTCTGGCCTGGGTGGCGACGCTGCTGATGTTCTGGGCGGTGACCGCGCACACCGTCCGGACCGGCATCCTGCCCGCCCCTGCCCCGGTCCGGGCCTTCTTCGCGGACTTCGGGTGGGCGCCGCCGGCCCTGCACCTCGGAGTGATCGGGATGCTGGTCCTCACCCGGTGGTGGGAGTTCTGGACCGGCTAG
- the pfkB gene encoding 1-phosphofructokinase — translation MILTVTPNPSLDRTYEIPALDRGRVLRATGDRIDPGGKGVNVSRAVAAAGFRTTAVLPLGGTPGALIAELLTAEGVDVTVVSVAGQTRSNISLAEHAGTLTKINAPGPELTADESLLLLDTVRRHSAAADWIACCGSLPRGLPPEWYADLVARAREAGTRIALDTSGPALLAALSARPEVVKPNAAELAEAVGRPLATLGEVAKAAEELRALGAGTVLASLGADGQLLVEESGIHYGRAEVATVRSTAGAGDASLAGFLIAGGTGPAALASALAHGAAAAGLPGSAMPTPADLCPSAVTVTRDVPLDLPLTEPAHHSAR, via the coding sequence ATGATCCTCACCGTCACGCCCAACCCCTCCCTGGACCGGACCTACGAGATCCCCGCCCTGGACCGCGGCCGGGTGCTCCGCGCCACCGGCGACCGGATCGATCCGGGCGGCAAAGGGGTCAACGTCTCGCGCGCCGTCGCCGCCGCCGGCTTCCGCACCACCGCAGTCCTCCCGCTGGGCGGCACCCCCGGCGCGCTGATCGCCGAACTCCTCACCGCCGAAGGCGTGGACGTGACCGTGGTGTCCGTGGCCGGGCAGACCCGCTCCAACATCTCCCTGGCCGAGCACGCCGGCACCCTGACGAAGATCAACGCACCCGGACCCGAGCTCACCGCCGACGAGTCCCTGCTGCTCCTCGACACCGTCCGCCGGCACTCCGCTGCGGCCGACTGGATCGCCTGCTGCGGCAGCCTGCCGCGCGGACTGCCGCCCGAGTGGTACGCCGATCTGGTTGCCCGCGCCCGCGAGGCGGGCACCCGGATCGCCCTGGACACCTCCGGCCCGGCCCTGCTCGCCGCCCTGTCCGCTCGGCCCGAGGTGGTCAAGCCGAACGCCGCCGAGCTCGCCGAGGCGGTCGGGCGCCCGCTGGCCACCCTGGGCGAGGTCGCCAAGGCCGCCGAGGAGCTCCGGGCGCTGGGTGCGGGCACGGTGCTGGCCAGCCTGGGCGCGGACGGCCAGCTGCTGGTCGAGGAGTCCGGCATCCACTACGGCAGGGCCGAGGTCGCCACGGTCCGCAGCACTGCGGGCGCGGGCGATGCCTCACTGGCCGGCTTCCTGATCGCAGGAGGTACCGGCCCGGCCGCCCTGGCCTCGGCCCTGGCGCACGGTGCGGCGGCGGCCGGCCTGCCGGGCAGCGCCATGCCCACCCCGGCCGACCTGTGCCCCTCCGCCGTCACGGTCACCCGGGACGTCCCGCTGGACCTGCCGCTGACCGAACCGGCGCACCACAGCGCCCGCTGA
- a CDS encoding DeoR/GlpR family DNA-binding transcription regulator, producing the protein MYAPERQQEILRLAREAGRVDVLSLAEQFQVTAETVRRDLKALDRAGLVRRVHGGAIPAGRLDFEPDLTERETTAADEKSRIARAALAELPDGGSAILDAGTTVARLAADLPVDAALTVVTHALPVAARLAGHTGIELHLVGGRVRHRTRAAVDAWALRAYAEIHADVAFVATNGFSAHGGLTTPDLAEAAVKRAVVAAARRVVLLADSAKAGEEHFARFAGFAEVDLLITDTGLAPEHKAAIEAAGTEVVLV; encoded by the coding sequence ATGTACGCGCCGGAGCGCCAGCAGGAGATCCTTCGCCTCGCCCGCGAGGCGGGCCGGGTCGACGTGCTGTCCCTCGCCGAACAGTTCCAGGTCACCGCGGAAACCGTCCGCCGCGACCTCAAGGCCCTGGACCGGGCGGGCCTGGTCCGCCGTGTCCACGGCGGTGCCATCCCGGCCGGCCGCCTCGACTTCGAGCCCGACCTCACCGAACGCGAGACCACCGCCGCCGACGAGAAGAGCCGTATCGCCCGGGCCGCCCTCGCCGAACTCCCCGACGGCGGCAGTGCCATCCTCGACGCCGGCACCACCGTCGCCCGGCTCGCCGCCGACCTGCCCGTCGACGCCGCCCTCACCGTGGTCACCCACGCCCTCCCGGTCGCCGCCCGGCTGGCCGGCCACACCGGCATCGAACTGCACCTGGTCGGGGGCCGCGTCCGGCACCGCACCCGCGCCGCCGTGGACGCCTGGGCCCTGCGCGCCTACGCGGAGATCCACGCGGACGTGGCCTTCGTCGCCACCAACGGCTTCTCCGCCCACGGCGGCCTGACCACCCCCGACCTCGCCGAGGCGGCCGTCAAACGTGCCGTGGTCGCCGCCGCCCGCCGGGTGGTGCTGCTCGCCGACTCCGCGAAGGCGGGCGAGGAGCACTTCGCCCGGTTCGCCGGCTTCGCCGAGGTCGACCTGCTCATCACGGACACCGGGCTCGCCCCGGAACACAAGGCGGCGATCGAAGCCGCCGGTACGGAAGTCGTGCTCGTATGA
- a CDS encoding MFS transporter codes for MSTETSKTSPENDFGPAPEETPTDPADRRRWLALAIVMTAAFMDLVDVTIVNIAIPSMRSDLGASTSAIQWITAGYALAFAAGLITGGRLGDIYGRKRLFLIGIAGFTAASLLCGVAGNPGVLVASRLLQGSMAALMVPQVLAIIHVTFPPHERGKVFGMFGAIVGLGAVSGPMLGALLTEWNLFGLEWRPIFLINLPVGIAGLILGRKFITESKAPQALRLDLVGVVLATLAMVMLIYPLTQGRENDWPLWGFLCMGAVPLVIAAFIAYEKHKTARDGSPLVELSLFKVKSFAAGIAVQITFGIATGIFFLVWTLMMQMGLGWSALRSGLTGIPFSLAVSVSAGMSVQKLVPRFGRKVLQAGALIMAASLVLYIWESQRYGMEITSWQMAAPLILLGLGMGLVVAPLTDVILSEVPREHAGSASGLINTTQQMGNALGLGLTSVVYFGVIENDLLFGAPYVEAFRNALWWVVAVLVVIFGVMFALPRRQITPGAGHEAEAGAAAEAAGPALGKTPVG; via the coding sequence CGTCACGATCGTCAACATAGCCATCCCCAGCATGCGGAGCGACCTCGGCGCCTCCACCAGCGCCATCCAGTGGATCACCGCGGGGTACGCCCTTGCATTCGCCGCCGGACTGATCACCGGAGGCCGCCTCGGTGACATCTACGGCCGCAAGCGCCTCTTCCTGATCGGCATCGCCGGGTTCACCGCTGCTTCCCTGCTCTGCGGCGTCGCCGGGAACCCCGGCGTGCTCGTCGCCTCCCGGCTGCTCCAGGGCTCGATGGCAGCCCTGATGGTGCCCCAGGTGCTGGCGATCATCCATGTCACGTTCCCGCCGCACGAGCGCGGCAAGGTCTTCGGCATGTTCGGGGCCATCGTGGGTCTCGGTGCGGTCTCCGGGCCGATGCTGGGCGCCCTGCTCACCGAGTGGAACCTGTTCGGTCTGGAATGGCGCCCGATCTTCCTGATCAACCTGCCGGTCGGCATCGCCGGCCTGATCCTGGGCCGCAAGTTCATCACCGAGTCCAAGGCCCCGCAGGCCCTGCGCCTGGACCTGGTCGGCGTGGTGCTCGCCACCCTGGCCATGGTGATGCTGATCTACCCGCTCACCCAGGGCCGCGAGAACGACTGGCCGCTGTGGGGCTTCCTCTGCATGGGCGCCGTGCCGCTGGTGATCGCCGCGTTCATCGCGTACGAGAAGCACAAGACCGCCCGGGACGGCTCCCCGCTGGTCGAGCTCTCCCTCTTCAAGGTCAAGAGTTTCGCCGCCGGCATCGCCGTCCAGATCACCTTCGGCATCGCGACCGGCATCTTCTTCCTGGTCTGGACGCTGATGATGCAGATGGGCCTGGGCTGGAGCGCCCTGCGGTCCGGCCTCACCGGCATCCCCTTCTCGCTGGCCGTCTCGGTCTCCGCGGGTATGTCCGTCCAGAAGCTGGTGCCCCGGTTCGGGCGCAAGGTGCTCCAGGCGGGCGCCCTGATCATGGCCGCGTCCCTGGTCCTCTACATCTGGGAGTCCCAGCGCTACGGCATGGAGATCACCTCCTGGCAGATGGCCGCCCCGCTGATCCTGCTGGGCCTCGGCATGGGCCTGGTCGTGGCCCCGCTGACGGACGTGATCCTCTCCGAGGTGCCGCGCGAGCACGCGGGCTCCGCGTCCGGGCTGATCAACACCACCCAGCAGATGGGCAACGCGCTCGGGCTCGGCCTGACCTCGGTGGTCTACTTCGGCGTGATCGAGAACGACCTGCTCTTCGGTGCGCCGTATGTCGAGGCCTTCCGGAACGCGCTGTGGTGGGTGGTCGCGGTGCTGGTCGTCATCTTCGGGGTGATGTTCGCGCTGCCGCGCCGGCAGATCACCCCGGGCGCGGGCCACGAGGCCGAGGCGGGTGCCGCGGCCGAGGCGGCCGGTCCGGCCCTGGGGAAGACTCCGGTGGGCTGA
- a CDS encoding chaplin, whose product MKYKKAVVLTAGALMAVGAAAPAMADADASGKAAHSPGVASGNLVQVPVNIPVNLCGNTVNIIALLNPAFGNTCVNA is encoded by the coding sequence ATGAAGTACAAGAAGGCAGTCGTGCTCACCGCCGGCGCCCTGATGGCCGTCGGTGCCGCCGCCCCCGCGATGGCCGACGCCGACGCCAGCGGCAAGGCCGCCCACTCCCCCGGCGTCGCCTCCGGCAACCTCGTCCAGGTCCCGGTGAACATCCCGGTGAACCTCTGCGGCAACACCGTGAACATCATCGCGCTGCTGAACCCCGCGTTCGGCAACACCTGCGTCAACGCCTGA
- a CDS encoding chaplin, with product MNTAKKAAVALAGAGLAVAGAAGASVADSKAEGAAVGSPGVLSGNLVQVPVHVPINVCGNAVSIIGALNPAFGNVCIND from the coding sequence ATGAACACTGCCAAGAAGGCCGCCGTAGCCCTGGCCGGTGCCGGTCTCGCTGTCGCCGGTGCCGCCGGTGCCTCCGTCGCCGACTCCAAGGCCGAGGGCGCGGCCGTCGGCTCCCCCGGTGTCCTCTCGGGCAACCTGGTCCAGGTGCCGGTGCACGTTCCGATCAACGTCTGCGGCAACGCGGTCAGCATCATCGGCGCGCTGAACCCGGCGTTCGGCAACGTCTGCATCAACGACTGA
- a CDS encoding chaplin: MRQVLSRQVLSKGVLTAAAASGLLSIAGGAAFAHNGATAEAAHSPGVLAGNSVAVPVTFSPNVCGNTVDPAGALNPAFGNHCANGTGGEKDFDYSRHLSPEHAEAFEQYLDGREPAPRPEPEPAHRYRPPAPQPAPEPAHEPQPAPEPAPQPEPQQGHEPHQDGYGGPGKDGGKEEEECDDHPPAPTPPVHHAPPAPPQAEPEPAPAPAPPRGSHVVERPAVPVAPPADQPPAPPAGDLPVEVPPAPVPPPAPAPVPEAGPAVTPPPAPLPAPAPAPVAEVPMLAETGAGSPEALAALATALLLGGSILYRRSRIN, encoded by the coding sequence ATGCGACAGGTACTGAGCCGACAGGTACTGAGCAAGGGAGTACTCACGGCGGCAGCCGCCTCCGGCCTGCTGTCGATCGCAGGCGGGGCCGCGTTCGCGCACAACGGAGCGACCGCCGAGGCCGCGCATTCACCGGGAGTCCTGGCGGGCAACAGCGTCGCCGTCCCGGTCACCTTCTCGCCGAACGTCTGCGGCAACACCGTGGATCCGGCCGGCGCGCTGAACCCCGCCTTCGGCAACCACTGCGCGAACGGGACCGGCGGGGAGAAGGACTTCGACTACTCCCGCCATCTGAGCCCGGAGCACGCCGAGGCCTTCGAGCAGTACCTGGACGGGCGGGAGCCCGCGCCCCGGCCCGAACCGGAGCCCGCACACCGGTACCGGCCGCCGGCACCGCAGCCCGCGCCCGAACCGGCACACGAGCCGCAGCCCGCTCCCGAACCCGCACCGCAGCCCGAGCCGCAGCAGGGCCACGAGCCGCACCAGGACGGATACGGCGGCCCCGGGAAGGACGGGGGGAAGGAAGAGGAGGAGTGCGACGACCACCCGCCGGCCCCCACGCCGCCGGTGCACCACGCTCCCCCGGCCCCGCCCCAGGCCGAGCCGGAACCCGCGCCCGCCCCCGCTCCGCCCCGGGGCAGCCACGTCGTGGAGCGCCCGGCGGTTCCTGTCGCCCCGCCCGCCGACCAGCCTCCGGCCCCGCCGGCCGGCGACCTCCCGGTCGAGGTGCCCCCCGCTCCCGTACCGCCGCCCGCGCCCGCCCCCGTACCGGAGGCCGGTCCGGCGGTGACCCCGCCGCCCGCGCCGCTGCCGGCCCCCGCGCCCGCCCCGGTGGCGGAGGTCCCGATGCTGGCCGAGACCGGCGCCGGCTCTCCGGAGGCACTGGCCGCCCTCGCCACCGCCCTGCTGCTCGGCGGGTCCATCCTGTACCGGCGGTCCCGTATCAACTGA